A region of Pyxidicoccus parkwaysis DNA encodes the following proteins:
- a CDS encoding M13 family metallopeptidase gives MNAPGLRSSRAELQGLLGAVNAVTSVQDLPRAVAKLWEVGAEPLFSFNVGVDPGNARRHLATLDQGELSLPDRGTTRTC, from the coding sequence ATGAATGCGCCGGGGCTCCGGTCATCGCGCGCGGAGCTGCAGGGCCTGCTGGGCGCCGTGAACGCGGTCACGAGCGTCCAGGACCTGCCTCGGGCGGTGGCGAAGCTGTGGGAGGTGGGCGCGGAGCCTCTCTTCTCCTTCAACGTCGGGGTGGACCCGGGGAATGCGCGCCGTCACCTTGCCACGCTGGACCAGGGCGAGCTTTCGCTGCCGGACCGGGGGACAACCAGAACCTGCTGA
- a CDS encoding DUF3103 domain-containing protein, with protein sequence MVIALLVGLNAGAQARTAASSSAALRNRVSVSLAADKREMALTLAKQDAALRRALASRLSGEQLAVDLKQWLSTVPTQASVTAAAERADLNIRQRKGLEGEVDSLLQLRLASPSMLEPLKRGVEPLYAYEPDGNDATWQFIEAFDRFGGVHRLDVHRMPEQPVLVVDIDARRDLAAGIKLMRERLVSYGQRPMTTLDVGATATATSTPVTMLDRIYLNDDQEPWISGSAEVYAIVNGVDPSRDAPALDIVDMPYLDNDGTTYYPNQILIFWDRYRWAAANVILMEHDDNTNYQELVANLFTIASQILSAVGQPQISALVALGSGLVQSMPSNWFTNDDDYVDSFYTLEKDHTYTNYAGAAGNAVVSLRPYAIAGQ encoded by the coding sequence ATGGTCATCGCGCTGCTCGTTGGACTGAATGCAGGGGCCCAGGCTCGAACCGCTGCCTCGAGCTCAGCGGCGCTGCGCAATCGCGTCAGCGTGTCGCTGGCCGCCGACAAGCGCGAGATGGCGCTGACCCTGGCGAAGCAGGATGCGGCGCTGCGGAGGGCGCTCGCCTCTCGCTTGAGCGGCGAGCAGCTCGCGGTGGATCTGAAGCAGTGGCTGAGCACTGTACCGACCCAGGCCTCTGTTACGGCCGCGGCGGAGCGAGCGGACCTGAACATCCGCCAGCGCAAGGGCCTCGAGGGCGAGGTCGACAGCCTCCTGCAGCTCCGTCTGGCCAGTCCTTCCATGCTGGAGCCGCTGAAGCGAGGCGTTGAACCCCTCTATGCCTACGAGCCGGATGGGAACGACGCCACGTGGCAATTCATCGAGGCCTTCGATCGCTTCGGCGGCGTGCACCGCCTGGACGTGCACCGCATGCCCGAGCAGCCGGTGCTGGTGGTGGACATCGACGCGCGGAGGGACCTGGCCGCTGGCATCAAGCTGATGCGCGAGCGCCTCGTGAGCTACGGCCAGCGACCCATGACGACGCTGGACGTGGGCGCCACCGCCACCGCCACCAGCACGCCGGTGACGATGCTCGATCGCATCTACCTGAACGACGACCAGGAGCCCTGGATCTCCGGTAGCGCGGAGGTCTACGCCATCGTCAACGGAGTCGACCCCAGCCGCGACGCGCCGGCGCTGGATATCGTCGACATGCCCTATCTGGATAATGACGGCACGACCTACTACCCGAACCAGATCCTGATCTTCTGGGACCGATATCGTTGGGCGGCGGCGAACGTGATCCTCATGGAGCACGATGACAACACCAACTATCAGGAGCTGGTGGCCAATCTGTTCACGATCGCGAGCCAGATCCTGTCGGCCGTGGGCCAGCCGCAAATCTCCGCCCTGGTGGCCCTGGGCAGCGGACTGGTGCAGAGCATGCCCAGCAACTGGTTCACCAACGACGACGACTACGTTGATTCGTTCTACACCCTGGAGAAGGACCACACCTACACCAATTATGCCGGAGCAGCCGGCAACGCGGTCGTGTCTCTCAGACCGTACGCAATCGCGGGCCAGTAG
- a CDS encoding alpha/beta fold hydrolase gives MAEGVELEVLDFGGQGPALVFLAGLGCTGHVFDDLAPEFTANRHVYAFTRRGFGASSWPEKGYDTATLGTDVVRALDGLGIAKASLAGHSLAGDELTWVAARYPERVEKLVYLDSAVDHARVHEVLSSQPPPPSAEPEVAPEQDPDLASRAAWSAALARDSGGRFPNDEIEQAYDFDPKTGRGVGIHARPDAFAQVMSGSARMDFSGVRAPVLAFYARPRATGLERMTPARQEALKALILKLDGVRGETEAALRKVPGTKVVMFENGQHFVWFSNHAEVVREMKAFLGQ, from the coding sequence GTGGCTGAAGGAGTCGAGCTCGAGGTCCTGGACTTCGGCGGCCAGGGCCCCGCGCTCGTGTTCCTGGCGGGCCTCGGCTGCACCGGCCATGTGTTCGATGACCTGGCACCGGAGTTCACGGCGAATCGCCATGTCTACGCATTCACGCGCCGGGGGTTCGGAGCCTCGAGCTGGCCCGAGAAGGGCTACGACACCGCGACCCTCGGTACGGATGTCGTCCGAGCGCTCGACGGGCTGGGCATCGCGAAGGCTTCGCTCGCGGGCCACTCCCTCGCGGGGGACGAGCTCACCTGGGTCGCGGCTCGTTACCCCGAGCGCGTCGAGAAGCTCGTCTACCTGGACTCGGCGGTAGACCATGCGCGAGTCCATGAGGTGTTGAGCTCCCAGCCTCCCCCTCCGTCGGCGGAGCCTGAAGTGGCTCCGGAGCAGGACCCGGACCTGGCCTCACGCGCCGCCTGGAGTGCCGCGCTCGCGCGCGACTCCGGCGGCCGCTTTCCCAATGATGAAATCGAGCAGGCCTATGACTTCGATCCCAAGACGGGGCGAGGCGTGGGCATCCACGCGAGACCCGACGCCTTCGCGCAGGTGATGTCAGGCTCGGCGAGGATGGATTTCTCGGGCGTGCGCGCTCCCGTGCTCGCCTTCTACGCTCGCCCCCGGGCCACGGGCCTCGAGCGGATGACTCCCGCCCGGCAGGAAGCGTTGAAGGCCCTCATCCTGAAACTGGACGGAGTCAGGGGTGAGACGGAGGCCGCGCTGCGAAAAGTGCCGGGCACGAAGGTGGTGATGTTCGAGAACGGGCAGCACTTCGTCTGGTTCTCCAACCATGCAGAGGTGGTGCGCGAGATGAAGGCCTTTCTCGGGCAATAG
- a CDS encoding di-heme oxidoreductase family protein — protein sequence MRRRMYWLGLPLGVLVLTAVWADTRRRPELLELGPLDVTAEPGEELSGGGATVAEAGRNAFGRSPPNMARAKWPEFHLGKRVFDRDWSEPTHVAPQVGPLFSAVSCMTCHVKDGRGRPPETPSEEPVSIVFQLGAAGGRGPHPEYGKQLDPHRLGGGRGEGRVEVTFEEVDGEFATGESFTLLRPRYRFLDLSGGPLGPDVPFSARVAPANFGLGLLEAVPEDTLLARADPDDRDGDGISGRANHVDDVTEGRKRMGRFGWKANQPTLLQQVAHALVVDMGLTSEVFPRAPEPGAAAAAAKPEVEPYDLERLVLYNRLLAAPKRRNWTDPTVLRGKGVFRALGCAACHVDQAMETGDVPGFLELSRQRIQPYSDLLLHDMGEGLADGRPDGEASGQEWRTPPLWGLGLQHTVNGHTRLLHDGRARNAEEAVLWHGGEAASARERYTRLRCEDRQALLAFLDSL from the coding sequence ATGCGACGGCGGATGTACTGGCTGGGCCTCCCCCTCGGCGTGCTCGTGCTCACCGCGGTCTGGGCGGACACGCGGCGTCGCCCCGAGCTCCTGGAGCTGGGACCGCTCGACGTCACGGCGGAGCCCGGCGAGGAGCTGTCCGGCGGTGGCGCCACGGTGGCGGAGGCGGGGAGGAACGCGTTCGGCCGCTCTCCGCCGAACATGGCGCGCGCGAAGTGGCCGGAGTTCCACCTGGGCAAGCGCGTCTTCGACCGAGACTGGAGCGAGCCCACGCACGTCGCGCCCCAGGTGGGCCCCTTGTTCAGCGCCGTCTCGTGCATGACCTGCCACGTGAAGGATGGGCGCGGGCGGCCGCCCGAGACGCCCTCCGAGGAGCCCGTGTCTATCGTCTTCCAGTTGGGTGCGGCCGGCGGACGCGGTCCCCATCCCGAGTACGGCAAGCAGCTCGACCCCCACCGGCTGGGCGGGGGCCGGGGCGAAGGCCGCGTCGAGGTGACGTTCGAGGAGGTCGACGGGGAGTTCGCCACCGGCGAGTCCTTCACGCTGCTGCGTCCGCGCTACCGGTTCCTGGACCTCTCCGGCGGTCCGTTGGGCCCGGACGTCCCCTTCTCCGCGCGGGTGGCGCCCGCCAACTTCGGCCTGGGCTTGCTGGAGGCCGTGCCCGAGGACACGCTGCTCGCGCGAGCAGACCCGGACGACCGGGACGGCGACGGCATCTCCGGTCGAGCGAACCACGTGGACGACGTGACGGAGGGGCGCAAGCGGATGGGCCGCTTCGGCTGGAAGGCCAACCAGCCCACGCTGCTGCAGCAGGTGGCGCACGCGCTCGTGGTGGACATGGGGCTGACGTCGGAGGTGTTCCCGCGCGCCCCGGAGCCCGGCGCGGCCGCGGCCGCCGCGAAGCCGGAGGTGGAGCCGTACGACCTGGAGCGGCTCGTCCTCTACAACCGGCTGCTCGCCGCGCCCAAGCGGAGGAACTGGACGGACCCCACCGTGCTGCGAGGCAAAGGCGTCTTCCGCGCGCTCGGCTGCGCGGCCTGCCACGTGGACCAGGCGATGGAGACCGGCGACGTCCCGGGCTTCCTGGAGCTGTCCCGACAGCGCATCCAGCCGTACTCCGACCTGCTCCTGCACGACATGGGCGAGGGACTCGCGGACGGCAGGCCCGACGGCGAGGCCAGCGGCCAGGAGTGGCGCACGCCGCCGTTGTGGGGGCTCGGCCTGCAGCACACGGTGAACGGCCACACGCGCCTGCTCCACGACGGCCGGGCGCGTAACGCCGAGGAGGCCGTGTTGTGGCACGGCGGCGAGGCGGCCTCCGCGCGGGAACGCTACACGCGGTTGCGCTGCGAGGACCGACAGGCGCTGCTCGCGTTCCTCGACTCGCTCTGA
- a CDS encoding vanadium-dependent haloperoxidase, with protein sequence MAKANTLTDNFSDNTTDTSKWFPYGNVSEVNQRLEVRPQPNTVDDYAGYESTALYDLTGSSVQVEVARALNALVDESTYLIAKVDSNNHVAVTVEVGQLVCYQQVAGTYTPLASVPYEPALHRWWRLRELSGVTWWETSPDGKRWTPLFNKPNPVNLSSVRLGIGAGTDVSYPSPGVAIFDSFNTPDAGLSRRVEERRLSAKAVREQAAELAAERFHPEHFNNNDEVNYPDRPFIGNYSKSLKHDALGDPDPISYGTLLRALQSRDPADFEEIVLASSTPKKLTNPQSGLAFDLEGPDAQAVTQPPAPRFDSAQTAAEMGELYWMALARDVPFINYATDAGTAGTDLNRAISSLNSEFPLFCGTRPVTAQNLFRGIYPGDQVGPYVSQFLLKGNIDPRKPDGQGRDADEGLVTFGTQVIDQRQWTVKGYPEVGAAADYLVAFADWLAVQNGRDDRGNDKFDTTKKRFIRNLRDGANYVHFDQVVNAWWTAAFYLLSEPVGNQQLGNAAGTGRPQVDLEFAKNVGNPYDPPGTANDSRTQVGFNTFGPIHLLQALIEVSGRAGRAVWWQKWGVHRRLRPEEYGGRVDNQLNNRRTYPLHASITTSLSTGGLSPYFTERYGSYLLPQAFPEGAPTHPAYGAGHATISGACATILKAFFDENALIENPVVASADGLSLVAYSGTGATSLTVGGELNKLASNIALFRNAGGVHWRSDYTESLPLGESVAIGLLQEMSLTFNEDDAFFQFTKFDGTKVRIVRGKVEPVAP encoded by the coding sequence ATGGCCAAGGCGAATACGCTCACCGACAACTTCAGCGACAATACAACGGACACGAGCAAGTGGTTCCCTTATGGAAATGTCTCGGAGGTCAATCAGCGGCTGGAGGTCCGGCCGCAGCCGAACACGGTCGATGACTACGCCGGTTACGAGTCCACCGCCCTGTATGATTTGACCGGTTCCTCGGTCCAGGTCGAAGTCGCCCGAGCGCTGAATGCCCTGGTCGACGAGTCCACGTATCTGATCGCGAAGGTCGACAGCAACAATCATGTGGCCGTCACCGTGGAGGTAGGCCAACTGGTCTGCTACCAGCAGGTCGCGGGCACCTATACGCCCCTCGCGAGCGTGCCGTACGAGCCGGCCCTCCATCGCTGGTGGAGGCTGAGGGAGCTCAGCGGTGTGACGTGGTGGGAAACGTCACCGGACGGAAAGCGCTGGACTCCCCTCTTCAACAAACCCAACCCGGTGAACCTGTCTTCTGTCCGTTTGGGTATCGGAGCGGGCACGGACGTGTCGTACCCATCGCCGGGCGTGGCCATCTTCGACTCGTTCAATACCCCGGATGCCGGCCTGTCCCGCCGCGTCGAGGAGCGTCGGCTGTCGGCGAAAGCGGTGCGTGAGCAGGCCGCGGAGCTCGCGGCGGAGCGCTTCCACCCCGAGCACTTCAACAACAACGACGAGGTGAACTACCCGGACCGGCCCTTCATCGGCAACTACTCCAAGTCCCTCAAGCACGACGCGCTCGGCGACCCGGATCCCATCTCCTACGGCACCCTGCTGCGTGCCTTGCAGAGCCGCGACCCCGCTGACTTCGAGGAGATCGTCCTCGCCTCCAGCACGCCCAAGAAGCTCACCAACCCCCAGTCAGGCTTGGCCTTCGACCTGGAGGGCCCTGACGCCCAGGCGGTGACTCAGCCGCCCGCGCCCCGCTTCGACAGCGCGCAGACGGCGGCGGAGATGGGCGAGCTGTACTGGATGGCGCTGGCGCGTGACGTGCCCTTCATCAACTACGCCACCGATGCGGGCACCGCCGGCACCGACCTCAACCGCGCCATCAGCTCGCTCAACAGCGAGTTCCCCCTGTTCTGTGGCACCAGGCCCGTCACCGCGCAGAACCTCTTCCGCGGCATCTACCCGGGCGATCAGGTGGGACCGTACGTCTCCCAGTTCCTGCTCAAGGGAAACATCGACCCGCGCAAGCCGGACGGCCAGGGGCGTGACGCGGACGAGGGCCTCGTCACCTTCGGCACGCAGGTCATCGACCAGCGGCAGTGGACGGTGAAGGGCTACCCAGAAGTGGGAGCCGCGGCCGACTACCTGGTGGCCTTCGCGGACTGGCTGGCGGTGCAGAACGGGCGAGATGACCGGGGCAATGACAAGTTCGACACGACGAAGAAGCGCTTCATCCGCAACCTGCGGGACGGCGCCAACTACGTGCACTTCGACCAGGTGGTGAATGCCTGGTGGACGGCGGCCTTCTACCTGCTGTCCGAGCCGGTGGGGAACCAGCAGCTGGGCAACGCGGCCGGCACGGGCCGGCCCCAGGTGGACCTGGAGTTCGCCAAGAACGTGGGCAACCCGTACGACCCGCCGGGCACGGCGAACGACTCGCGCACACAGGTGGGGTTCAACACCTTCGGCCCCATCCACCTCTTGCAAGCGCTCATCGAGGTGTCGGGCCGGGCAGGCCGGGCGGTGTGGTGGCAGAAGTGGGGTGTGCACCGCCGGCTGCGTCCGGAGGAGTACGGCGGGCGCGTGGACAATCAGCTCAACAACCGCCGCACCTACCCGCTGCACGCGTCCATCACCACGTCGCTTTCCACCGGCGGGCTGTCGCCCTACTTCACCGAGCGCTACGGCTCCTACCTGCTGCCGCAGGCATTCCCGGAGGGAGCGCCCACGCACCCGGCCTACGGCGCGGGCCACGCCACCATCTCCGGAGCGTGCGCCACCATCCTCAAGGCGTTCTTCGACGAGAACGCGCTCATCGAGAACCCGGTGGTGGCCAGCGCGGATGGCCTGTCGCTGGTGGCGTACTCGGGCACGGGGGCCACGAGTCTCACGGTGGGTGGAGAGCTGAACAAGCTCGCGAGCAACATCGCGCTGTTCCGCAACGCGGGCGGCGTGCATTGGCGCAGCGACTACACGGAGTCACTGCCGCTGGGTGAGTCGGTGGCAATCGGGCTGTTGCAGGAGATGAGCCTGACCTTCAACGAGGACGACGCCTTCTTCCAGTTCACGAAGTTCGACGGGACGAAGGTTCGAATCGTCCGGGGAAAGGTGGAGCCCGTCGCTCCGTAG
- a CDS encoding serine/threonine protein kinase produces the protein MASDVFNPARLLPGMLIGPWRLLELRGRGSFGIVFRAVHALQHDAEAVALKLAVNLWDARFAREAELLSRIHHPAVPRLLDHGHWQPRQTLSFPWLVMEWIEGLPLYEWAYAQRPSSRQVLQLLARLARALDATHSAGGLHRDVKGENILVRLSDAQPFLTDFGSGHFLGAATLTAPAFPPGTLAYRSPEAWRFIPRSGKIPAVPYSPRSADDLFALGVTAYRLITGKYPPVPNPENEEAWLWLPEEHARWTARVCNARCIPELSALVSRMLSLRPDARGSVREMAEALEQAARRAGREADVPLFTGEEPRPAGLFPRPQHVTVQRPPRPPRLPWLAAAGLGGALALSAAGLLSVSRSEEPATPQLAEQEESKDGGTVAVGDSALTARVEPERAPSEWSPIAVELPPKPLPGQQRSDSSGRCPGKLQVAINGGCWRKLPVDLKDCDAADSFEYRGACYLPVLARERPATSGPAERDDSP, from the coding sequence ATGGCGTCTGACGTCTTCAATCCCGCTCGCCTGCTCCCAGGAATGCTCATCGGCCCGTGGCGTCTGCTGGAGCTGCGCGGCAGGGGCTCCTTCGGCATCGTCTTCCGCGCCGTCCACGCGCTGCAGCACGACGCAGAAGCCGTGGCCCTCAAGCTGGCCGTCAACCTGTGGGATGCTCGCTTCGCGCGTGAGGCCGAGTTGCTCTCCCGCATCCACCACCCCGCCGTCCCTCGCCTGCTGGACCATGGCCACTGGCAGCCCCGGCAGACGCTGTCCTTCCCCTGGCTCGTCATGGAGTGGATAGAGGGCCTGCCTCTCTACGAATGGGCCTACGCTCAACGCCCCTCTTCACGGCAGGTGCTTCAGCTTCTGGCCCGCCTCGCCCGTGCTCTCGACGCCACCCATTCGGCGGGCGGCCTCCACCGCGATGTGAAGGGCGAAAACATCCTCGTCCGACTCTCGGACGCTCAGCCCTTCCTCACGGACTTCGGCTCCGGGCACTTCCTGGGGGCAGCCACGCTCACCGCGCCGGCCTTTCCTCCTGGCACCCTCGCCTACCGCTCCCCCGAGGCGTGGCGCTTCATCCCCCGCTCCGGCAAGATTCCCGCTGTCCCCTATTCACCCAGGTCCGCGGATGACCTCTTCGCCCTGGGGGTCACCGCCTATCGCCTCATCACCGGGAAGTACCCACCGGTGCCCAACCCGGAGAATGAGGAGGCCTGGCTCTGGCTCCCCGAGGAGCACGCGCGCTGGACGGCGCGAGTCTGCAACGCTCGCTGCATTCCGGAGCTGAGCGCGCTGGTGTCCCGGATGCTCTCGCTCCGCCCCGATGCACGAGGCAGCGTGCGGGAGATGGCGGAAGCGCTGGAGCAGGCCGCGCGCAGGGCGGGACGTGAAGCGGATGTGCCGCTCTTCACGGGAGAAGAGCCTCGGCCCGCGGGCCTCTTTCCCCGCCCCCAGCACGTCACGGTGCAGCGCCCTCCCCGCCCGCCCAGGTTGCCCTGGCTCGCGGCCGCTGGCCTCGGAGGCGCACTGGCGCTGAGCGCCGCGGGGTTGCTGAGTGTGAGTCGCTCCGAGGAGCCAGCAACACCCCAACTCGCTGAGCAGGAAGAGTCGAAGGACGGCGGCACCGTGGCCGTCGGCGACTCTGCGCTGACAGCGCGGGTGGAGCCCGAGCGAGCCCCCTCCGAGTGGTCACCCATCGCGGTTGAGCTGCCACCGAAACCCCTCCCAGGGCAGCAGCGCTCGGACAGCAGTGGCCGCTGTCCCGGCAAGCTGCAGGTCGCAATCAATGGCGGTTGCTGGCGGAAGCTACCCGTGGACCTGAAGGACTGTGATGCGGCGGATAGCTTTGAATACAGGGGCGCGTGCTACCTCCCCGTCCTGGCTCGGGAACGCCCTGCAACCTCGGGCCCCGCGGAGCGAGACGACAGTCCATAA